A single region of the Dehalococcoidia bacterium genome encodes:
- the istA gene encoding IS21 family transposase has product MVMPPDIEAQILRYYHAEKWTAGTIARQLHVHHSVVRRVLAQAGLPRIGAARRPSPVDAYLPLIRETLEKFPTLTASRLFTMAHERGYRGSPDHFRHLVAEHRPRRPAEAYLRLRSLPGEQAQVDWGHFGHLQIGRARRPLMAFVIVLSHSRQIFLRYFLDARMENFLRGHVGAFTAWGGVPRVLLYDNLKSAVLERRGDAIRFHPTLLNFAGHYRYEPRPVAVARGNEKGRVERSIGYIRAAFFAARSFTDLDDLNAQADDWCRGLGADRRCPGEPDRTVRAVFADEARHLLALPDNPAPLLERVAVKVGKTPYVRFDLNDYSVPHTHVRRTLTVLADTHDLRIVDGAQVLAQHRRSYDRGAQIEQNGHLQALIEQKRAARQHRATDRLAQVAPASQDLLVRAAERGGNLGAITNGLTRLLDRYGAADLQAAIREALDRDVPHPNAVRLALERRREQRGEAPPIDIDLPADVRARDAPVRPHALETYDQLKDVADE; this is encoded by the coding sequence ATGGTGATGCCGCCTGACATCGAGGCGCAGATCCTGCGCTACTATCACGCCGAGAAATGGACGGCCGGGACCATCGCCCGGCAGCTGCACGTTCACCACAGTGTGGTGCGCCGCGTGCTGGCGCAGGCCGGCCTGCCGAGGATTGGCGCGGCACGGCGGCCGTCGCCGGTCGATGCCTATCTGCCGTTGATCCGCGAGACGCTGGAGAAATTCCCGACCCTGACCGCCAGCCGCCTGTTCACGATGGCGCACGAGCGCGGCTATCGCGGCAGCCCGGATCACTTCCGCCACCTCGTCGCCGAGCATCGCCCGCGCCGCCCGGCGGAGGCGTATCTGCGCCTGCGCAGCCTACCCGGCGAACAGGCGCAAGTGGACTGGGGGCATTTCGGCCATCTGCAGATCGGCCGCGCCCGCCGGCCGCTGATGGCGTTCGTCATCGTGCTCAGCCACTCGCGCCAGATCTTTCTGCGGTATTTTCTCGACGCCCGCATGGAGAATTTTCTGCGCGGCCATGTCGGCGCCTTCACCGCCTGGGGTGGGGTGCCGCGCGTTCTCCTCTATGACAACCTCAAGAGCGCGGTGCTGGAACGGCGCGGCGACGCGATCCGCTTCCATCCCACGCTGCTGAACTTTGCCGGGCACTACCGCTACGAACCCCGTCCCGTCGCGGTCGCGCGCGGCAACGAAAAAGGCCGCGTCGAAAGAAGCATCGGCTACATCCGTGCGGCGTTCTTCGCTGCCCGCAGCTTCACCGATCTCGACGACCTCAACGCCCAGGCGGATGACTGGTGCCGCGGCCTCGGCGCTGATCGGCGCTGTCCGGGTGAACCGGATCGCACGGTGCGCGCGGTGTTCGCCGATGAGGCGCGACATCTGCTGGCGCTGCCCGACAATCCTGCGCCGCTGCTCGAGCGCGTCGCGGTCAAGGTCGGCAAGACGCCGTATGTCCGCTTCGACCTCAACGACTACTCCGTGCCCCACACGCATGTGCGCCGGACGCTGACGGTGCTCGCCGACACGCACGATCTGCGTATCGTCGATGGCGCGCAGGTGCTCGCTCAGCATCGCCGCAGCTACGATCGCGGCGCGCAGATCGAGCAAAATGGGCATCTCCAGGCGCTGATCGAGCAGAAGCGCGCCGCCCGACAGCATCGCGCGACCGACCGCCTCGCCCAGGTGGCGCCGGCCAGCCAGGACCTGCTGGTGCGCGCCGCCGAGCGCGGCGGCAATCTCGGCGCCATCACCAATGGACTGACGCGGCTGCTCGACCGCTACGGTGCCGCCGACCTGCAGGCCGCCATCCGCGAGGCACTCGACCGCGACGTGCCCCACCCCAATGCCGTGCGCCTCGCGCTCGAGCGCCGGCGCGAGCAGCGTGGCGAGGCGCCGCCGATCGACATCGACCTGCCCGCGGATGTGCGGGCCCGCGACGCGCCGGTGCGGCCGCACGCACTGGAAACCTACGACCAGCTCAAGGACGTCGCCGATGAATGA